A portion of the Jaculus jaculus isolate mJacJac1 chromosome 5, mJacJac1.mat.Y.cur, whole genome shotgun sequence genome contains these proteins:
- the Adgrf3 gene encoding LOW QUALITY PROTEIN: adhesion G-protein coupled receptor F3 (The sequence of the model RefSeq protein was modified relative to this genomic sequence to represent the inferred CDS: substituted 2 bases at 2 genomic stop codons), whose product MDCPAAPQLLLAMTLSLLWFSVFPTSQPEHHQVGGESWQQLDQINGARESVFVSCYVHLEFSNRTWPKALFRNLTLPAASAVSPPRNLTGLSLTTGSSYMEKEIKSKQRVVSTIRSIVSSTCLATSGMPRSPSCHHYDTDGDSCGYLELHHFVPGHNQLLPPVPANLTLGSQLQMPDDMLNLTLLMSQEVTKLSWLXRHPGNHKPKFLXPGRWVALIFSQGQAGLSITQISHYWTGEYMSIFEAQGFKWELHQVVQMPLREKEVAQFPDQLSISCAISRGFQLSCCVPRTGLIYTAAWSPRGGSHTSLHNTSDFQCVVQAVQHCPTVDTMYICILQSQDLAPLMAPVSITINQDGDTSCPENVSEVAWNVTKADRMTQAPCSMNKKDVVKRYCGSDRAWGTIESNCTEARILNLFYKTQLLLAGHGKPANEVPQILKQLHRQVEVTNTPSGLQKLLHTVTLLAEVVEKTRTQLDHSALKDFLITTDKILDMNGSSLWTLAQAQKPSMISDFLQAVEILVHSLSQQHQPFSFNSSNVQLQSQLFQSTSTLTPSYQMSFSTWPLLEAQISWHSLAPLVDSGINISISSLVLQKLDRILPPNYEQRLLGSAQYTTPGPILVISIIAGGQTFTQAEVIIDFADMNGTMHCVFWSYSLFQGQGGWSNEGCQAQTTSTGPTTRCICQHLTAFSILMSQHTIPENLVLELLSQVGLGASILALLVCLGMYRLVWRAVVRNKVAFFRHAALFNMVVCLLAADTCFLGAPLLPPNYHSPLCLAATFLGHFFYLATFFWMLAQALVLAHQLLFVFHQLSKHIVLSLMVIMGYLCPLGFAGVTLGLYLPQEQYLREKTCWLNGHEVSLYTFSGPVLIIVGVNGLVLVIAVLKLLRPSLSEGPPVEKRQAFIGVLKALLVLTPVFGLTWGLGVATLLEQFSTVSQYLFTILNSLQGVFILVFGCLTDKKVREALRKRFSHTKPSGSAISLATNETYISEHSKGRGENASYEERMTN is encoded by the exons ATGGACTGTCCAGCTGCACCCCAGCTGCTCCTGGCCATGACTCTTTCCCTGCTGTGGTTCTCAGTTTTCCCTACATCACAGCCT GAACACCATCAGGTTGGAGGAGAGTCTTGGCAGCAACTGGACCAAATAAATGGAGCAAGAG AGTCAGTCTTCGTTTCCTGCTATGTACATCTGGAATTTTCAAACAGGACCTGGCCAAAGGCACTCTTCAGGAACCTTACTCTCCCAGCTGCCTCTGCTGTCTCTCCCCCAAGAAATCTGACTGGCCTCAGCCTTACAACAGGTAGTAGTTATATGGAAAAGGAGATCAAGAGTAAACAGAG AGTAGTGTCAACCATCAGGAGTATAGTTTCTAGTACCTGTCTGGCTACCAGTGGAATGCCAAGGTCACCTTCCTGCCACCACTATGACACAGATGGAGATTCTTGTGGCTATCTAGAACTCCACCATTTTGTTCCTGGCCACAACCAGTTACTGCCACCTG TCCCTGCAAACCTAACCCTAGGCTCCCAGCTGCAGATGCCTGATGACATGCTGAACCTCACTCTCCTCATGAGCCAGGAGGTCACCAAATTGAGCTGGCTATAAAGGCACCCAGGGAACCACAAACCCAAATTCCTGTAGCCAGGGAGATGGGTGGCCCTGATCTTCAGCCAGGGGCAGGCTGGCCTTAGCATCACCCAAATATCCCACTACTGGACAG GTGAGTACATGAGCATCTTTGAGGCCCAGGGATTCAAGTGGGAGCTGCACCAGGTGGTACAGATGCCGTTGAGGGAGAAAGAAGTGGCTCAGTTTCCAGACCAGCTGTCCATCTCCTGTGCTATCTCCCGTGGCTTCCAGCTGAGCTGCTGTGTTCCCAGAACAGGCCTGATCTACACTGCTGCCTGGAGTCCCAGGGGTGGCAGCCACA CCTCCTTGCACAACACGTCAGACTTTCAATGCGTTGTACAGGCTGTTCAGCACTGCCCCACAGTTGATACCATGTACATTTGTATCCTGCAAAGTCAGGACTTGGCTCCTCTCATGGCTCCTGTCTCCATCACCATCAATCAGG ACGGAGACACCTCCTGCCCTGAGAATGTCTCGGAGGTTGCCTGGAATGTCACCAAAGCTGACCGCATGACACAGGCCCCATGTTCCATGAATAAAAAGGATGTGGTAAAGAGATATTGTGGGTCTGACCGGGCTTGGGGGACCATCGAAAGCAACTGCACAGAGGCAAGGATCctgaatttgttttataaaaccCAG CTGCTGCTGGCAGGCCATGGCAAGCCTGCCAATGAGGTGCCACAGATCCTGAAGCAGCTGCATAGGCAGGTGGAGGTTACCAACACCCCCTCTGGCTTACAGAAACTGCTGCATACAGTGACATTACTGGCTGAAGTTGTAGAAAAGACTAGAACACAGCTTGACCACAGTGCCCTGAAG GATTTCCTGATAACCACAGACAAGATCCTGGACATGAACGGCAGCTCTTTGTGGACCCTGGCCCAAGCTCAGAAGCCCTCGATGATCTCAGATTTTCTGCAGGCTGTGGAGATTTTGGTACATAGCCTGAGCCAACAACATCAACCCTTCTCCTTCAACTCATCCAATGTGCAGCTGCAAAGCCAGCTCTTCCAATCTACATCCACACTTACTCCTAGCTACCAAATGTCTTTCTCCACATGGCCCCTCCTGGAGGCACAGATTTCATGGCACTCATTGGCCCCACTGGTTGACAGTGGAATCAACATCAGTATTAGCAGCCTGGTGCTACAAAAACTGGACCGCATTCTGCCTCCAAACTATGAACAAAGGCTGCTAGGAAGTGCCCAATATACCACTCCTGGTCCAATCCTTGTCATCTCCATCATTGCAGGTGGTCAGACCTTCACCCAGGCAGAGGTCATCATAGACTTTGCGGACATGAATGGAACCATGCACTGTGTTTTTTGGAGTTACAGTCTCTTCCAGGGCCAGGGGGGGTGGTCAAATGAAGGGTGTCAGGCACAAACGACCAGTACCGGCCCTACCACTCGGTGCATCTGCCAGCATCTTACTGCCTTCTCCATCCTCATGTCCCAACACACCATTCCAGAGAATCTTGTCCTGGAGTTGCTGAGCCAGGTGGGCCTAGGAGCTTCCATACTGGCACTGCTTGTGTGCCTGGGCATGTACAGGCTGGTATGGAGAGCTGTGGTACGGAACAAAGTTGCCTTCTTTCGCCATGCTGCCCTGTTTAACATGGTGGTCTGCTTATTGGCTGCAGATACCTGTTTCCTAGGAGCCCCACTCCTTCCTCCCAACTATCACAGCCCACTCTGCCTGGCTGCTACCTTCCTGGGTCACTTTTTCTACCTGGCTACTTTCTTCTGGATGTTGGCACAAGCCTTGGTGTTGGCCCACCAGTTGCTTTTTGTCTTCCATCAACTTTCCAAGCACATAGTTCTCTCCCTGATGGTAATCATGGGCTACCTGTGCCCACTGGGGTTTGCAGGTGTCACCCTGGGCCTCTACCTGCCTCAGGAGCAATACCTGAGGGAGAAGACATGCTGGTTGAATGGACATGAAGTATCACTATACACCTTCAGTGGGCCAGTGTTGATCATCGTGGGTGTGAATGGGCTGGTACTAGTCATTGCTGTGCTGAAGTTGCTGAGACCTTCATTGTCAGAAGGGCCCCCAGTGGAGAAACGACAAGCTTTTATTGGGGTACTCAAGGCCCTTCTTGTTCTCACACCTGTCTTTGGCCTCACCTGGGGATTAGGCGTGGCCACTCTGTTAGAGCAATTCTCCACAGTCTCTCAATACCTCTTCACCATTCTCAATAGCCTCCAG GGTGTCTTCATCTTAGTGTTTGGTTGCCTCACAGACAAGAAG GTACGAGAGGCTTTACGGAAACGCTTCAGCCACACAAAGCCCTCAGGCTCTGCCATATCCCTG GCCACAAATGAAACCTACATCTCAGAACATAGCAAAGGAAGAGGTGAAAATGCCAG ttatgAAGAAAGGATGACTAACTGA